In Desulfomonilia bacterium, a single genomic region encodes these proteins:
- a CDS encoding ATP-binding protein yields the protein MKEQGIKYFEKAIRKNAGRAISDYSMIKDGDKVMVAISGGKDSIVLLKILHLLQKAAPVDFEFWPVHVSTGYEKGFDAVSSWSESELGLKIDIINSGISAILAGSSDPEKSPCALCSRLRRGVLYTHASRTGATSIALGHHLDDIVETFLLRCFFTGQIGAMSPSRVSDDGKNRIIRPLAYCTEEMIASYFSFLDVKHVTNECIMRKDGKRRLVKDYIRKMEKDIPNLRYSIFASLSNVDMKGLCIRD from the coding sequence ATGAAAGAGCAGGGAATAAAATACTTCGAGAAGGCCATCAGAAAGAATGCGGGCCGTGCGATAAGCGATTACTCCATGATTAAAGACGGCGATAAGGTGATGGTCGCGATCTCGGGCGGCAAGGATTCAATCGTGCTCCTTAAAATCCTCCATCTGTTGCAAAAGGCGGCGCCCGTTGATTTCGAGTTCTGGCCTGTCCATGTAAGCACAGGCTATGAAAAAGGATTCGATGCCGTTTCATCCTGGTCCGAATCTGAACTGGGGCTTAAAATTGACATAATCAATAGCGGCATATCCGCAATACTCGCCGGTTCATCAGACCCTGAAAAAAGCCCGTGCGCATTATGCTCGAGACTGAGACGGGGCGTCCTCTATACCCATGCGTCAAGGACAGGCGCGACATCCATTGCTCTGGGACATCATTTGGATGACATTGTGGAGACTTTTCTGCTAAGATGCTTTTTTACAGGGCAGATAGGTGCGATGAGCCCTTCCAGAGTTTCGGATGACGGAAAGAACAGGATAATAAGACCATTGGCCTATTGCACGGAAGAAATGATCGCATCCTACTTTTCTTTCCTGGATGTTAAGCATGTAACAAACGAATGCATCATGAGAAAAGACGGCAAAAGGCGGTTGGTAAAAGATTATATAAGGAAAATGGAAAAGGACATACCCAACCTGAGATATTCCATCTTTGCTTCACTGTCCAACGTTGACATGAAAGGGCTTTGTATCAGGGATTGA
- the miaA gene encoding tRNA (adenosine(37)-N6)-dimethylallyltransferase MiaA, which produces MNKTNPLIILTGPTASGKTGIILKLAEKYPIEIISADSMQIYRGMDIATAKPTPEEQKILPHHLIDIMNPDEEYNAGAFRKDALRIASEIELRGHIPIVAGGTGLYIKALIFGLSEGPTRSEEIRENLRDFIRANGPQKAWEILNQHDPDIASKISPSDASRIIRYMEMILLTGEKPSAMHDGHGFREPKIDARVFCISMERDVLYERINLRVIDMIGMGLVDETKKLLEKGYSPTLKSMQALGYKHLVAHLLDGLPLDEAILLVQRDTRHYAKRQMTWNRGHYGTDIFCSVENAFKGMEKLIDKRLSS; this is translated from the coding sequence GTGAACAAAACAAACCCGCTCATCATACTGACAGGGCCTACGGCCTCCGGAAAGACCGGCATCATTCTTAAGCTGGCCGAAAAATATCCTATCGAGATAATCTCTGCCGACTCCATGCAGATTTATCGCGGCATGGACATAGCGACAGCAAAGCCTACACCGGAAGAGCAGAAGATTCTGCCGCACCACCTTATCGACATCATGAACCCTGACGAGGAATACAATGCAGGAGCATTCAGAAAAGACGCTCTGAGGATCGCCTCCGAAATCGAATTGCGCGGACATATACCGATAGTTGCAGGCGGAACAGGCCTGTATATAAAGGCGCTCATATTCGGCCTCAGCGAGGGCCCTACCCGCTCTGAAGAGATCAGAGAAAATTTAAGAGACTTTATACGGGCAAACGGCCCGCAAAAGGCATGGGAGATCCTTAACCAGCATGACCCAGACATAGCCTCCAAGATAAGTCCATCAGACGCCTCCCGCATAATCCGCTATATGGAAATGATACTGCTCACCGGCGAGAAACCGTCTGCAATGCATGATGGTCACGGTTTCAGGGAGCCGAAAATCGACGCCAGGGTTTTCTGCATCTCAATGGAGCGTGATGTTCTTTATGAACGGATCAACCTTCGCGTCATAGATATGATCGGAATGGGGCTTGTGGATGAAACAAAGAAGCTGCTCGAAAAAGGTTATTCACCGACACTTAAATCGATGCAGGCTCTGGGCTACAAGCACCTTGTGGCGCACCTGCTTGACGGCCTGCCGCTCGATGAGGCAATCTTACTTGTGCAGCGCGACACCCGCCACTATGCAAAACGCCAGATGACCTGGAACAGGGGGCATTACGGCACTGATATATTTTGTTCTGTCGAGAACGCCTTTAAGGGCATGGAAAAACTTATCGACAAAAGGCTCTCATCATGA
- a CDS encoding RNA pseudouridine synthase, with amino-acid sequence MKKPFKTKRGEEKQTILKVAAPTDLITFLTACLPDKSRKAILSMLTHKQISVDHRITTQYNHPLNTGQQVIVNWNKVLQGSRQKGLKNVFEDACIVVVEKPYGLLSIATDKEKDRTVYRILSDQAKKIHPKNLIFIVHRLDRDVSGLMVFAKKKDIQQRLQEAWDKDVIERKYVAVVEGVVKEDRGTITSWLKENKARIMYSSDIPDDGQKAVTHYRVLKRAKNLTLIEVSLETGRKNQIRVHMKDIGHSIVGDVKYGAHRKDLGRLGLHAFVLAFRHPVTGENLRFETRIPDSFLSLFK; translated from the coding sequence ATGAAGAAACCATTCAAGACAAAACGCGGCGAGGAAAAGCAGACGATATTAAAGGTGGCCGCACCCACCGATCTGATTACATTCCTTACAGCTTGCTTGCCTGATAAAAGCCGCAAGGCGATCCTCTCTATGCTCACACACAAGCAAATCAGCGTGGATCACAGGATTACCACGCAATACAACCATCCCCTGAACACAGGGCAGCAGGTGATTGTAAACTGGAACAAGGTCCTGCAGGGTTCCCGTCAGAAGGGACTGAAAAACGTATTTGAAGACGCCTGTATAGTTGTCGTTGAAAAGCCTTACGGCCTCCTTTCCATTGCAACGGATAAGGAAAAGGACAGGACCGTCTACAGGATTCTGAGCGATCAGGCGAAAAAAATCCACCCCAAGAACCTCATATTTATCGTGCACCGCCTTGACCGTGATGTCTCTGGGCTGATGGTGTTCGCCAAGAAAAAGGACATCCAGCAGAGGCTTCAGGAGGCATGGGACAAGGACGTGATTGAAAGGAAATACGTTGCTGTCGTCGAAGGCGTTGTAAAAGAAGACCGGGGAACGATTACCTCATGGCTAAAGGAAAACAAGGCACGCATAATGTATTCAAGCGATATCCCCGATGACGGGCAGAAGGCCGTCACGCATTACCGGGTGCTTAAAAGGGCCAAAAACTTAACACTTATCGAAGTGAGCCTTGAAACCGGCCGCAAGAACCAGATACGCGTGCACATGAAGGATATCGGCCACAGTATAGTGGGCGATGTCAAATACGGTGCGCACAGAAAGGACCTGGGCCGTCTGGGACTGCACGCTTTTGTGCTTGCCTTCCGTCATCCGGTGACAGGCGAGAACCTGCGTTTCGAAACCCGTATCCCTGACAGCTTTTTAAGCCTTTTCAAGTAG
- a CDS encoding nitrous oxide-stimulated promoter family protein, whose product MKAQARSSREKKTLRIMVGMYCRATHGQTDCLCADCTQLFYYVSDRIEKCPFHEKKPACGKCPVHCYKPDMREKIRSVMRYSGPKMLLSHPVHGIMHIIDGFIYKADKGSKK is encoded by the coding sequence ATGAAAGCGCAGGCTAGATCTTCAAGGGAAAAGAAAACGCTCAGAATAATGGTCGGGATGTACTGCCGTGCAACTCACGGGCAAACTGACTGTCTATGCGCGGATTGCACCCAGCTCTTTTATTATGTATCGGACAGGATCGAGAAATGCCCTTTTCATGAAAAAAAGCCTGCATGCGGCAAATGTCCGGTACATTGCTATAAGCCTGACATGAGAGAGAAGATTCGTTCGGTCATGCGCTATTCAGGCCCGAAAATGCTGCTTTCGCACCCTGTTCATGGAATAATGCACATCATCGACGGCTTCATATATAAGGCGGATAAGGGCAGTAAAAAATAA
- a CDS encoding amidase, translated as MAAQRVHSFTDDVLADHDATGIAALIRERKISAEEAALAAIARARKVNGELDAIEVEAYERALAESRIPKSGIFAGVPTFIKDNVDVIGMPTRHGSRATSAKPARRNDPFVSQFMQLGFTVLGKSRLPEFGFNATTECSGRSPAHNPWNTAYSTGGSSGGSAALVASGVVPVAHGNDGGGSIRIPSSCNGLIGMKPTRGRFIFSAMASTLPVKIVGDGLLTRSVRDTARFYHGMEQIWRNKKLAPVGEVTGPGRKRLRIGLVVDSITGIPTCPETRKVINDTAYLMESLGHRVDPMKVPVDKVFIEDFTLYWGFLAFSISTFGRLILSFDFDASKLEPFSRGLAQYFRKRMMKTPGMLYRLSHGAADYDAALAGYDAVLSPVLAHAVAELGYLHPDVEFDELFRRLIGYVSFTPVNNASGSPAITLPMGASANGVPIGVQFMAANGQERTLLEIAYEIEEARPWRKITG; from the coding sequence ATGGCTGCACAGAGAGTCCATTCCTTTACGGATGATGTACTGGCCGATCACGACGCAACCGGTATTGCCGCACTTATAAGAGAGCGTAAGATCAGCGCTGAAGAGGCAGCTTTAGCCGCCATTGCCCGCGCTCGAAAGGTCAACGGCGAACTAGACGCCATCGAGGTCGAGGCATATGAGCGCGCACTTGCCGAATCACGCATACCGAAATCAGGAATATTTGCAGGCGTCCCCACCTTTATAAAGGATAACGTCGATGTCATCGGCATGCCCACACGGCATGGTTCCAGGGCAACTTCAGCGAAACCTGCACGCAGGAACGATCCCTTTGTCTCACAGTTCATGCAGCTGGGTTTTACCGTGCTCGGAAAATCGAGGCTGCCCGAATTCGGTTTCAATGCCACCACTGAATGCAGCGGCCGCAGCCCTGCGCACAACCCGTGGAATACTGCGTATTCAACCGGGGGTTCCTCAGGCGGATCAGCGGCCCTGGTCGCATCCGGTGTCGTGCCTGTCGCTCACGGTAATGACGGAGGAGGTTCCATCCGCATCCCGTCATCGTGCAACGGTCTCATAGGCATGAAGCCTACCCGCGGACGTTTTATATTCAGTGCAATGGCAAGCACTCTGCCCGTAAAAATTGTAGGGGATGGATTATTGACCCGCTCTGTGCGGGATACCGCTAGGTTTTATCATGGTATGGAGCAGATATGGCGCAATAAGAAATTGGCGCCGGTCGGAGAAGTTACGGGACCCGGGAGAAAGCGCCTCAGAATAGGGCTTGTCGTGGATTCCATCACCGGCATTCCCACCTGTCCTGAAACCCGTAAAGTCATCAATGACACAGCATACCTGATGGAGAGCCTCGGGCATCGCGTGGATCCAATGAAGGTTCCGGTTGATAAGGTTTTTATAGAGGATTTCACTCTGTACTGGGGTTTCCTGGCTTTTTCGATCAGCACATTCGGGCGTCTGATATTGTCCTTTGATTTTGACGCATCAAAACTGGAACCATTCAGCCGCGGTCTGGCGCAATATTTTCGAAAGCGCATGATGAAGACGCCTGGCATGCTGTACCGTTTGAGCCATGGTGCAGCAGATTATGACGCTGCGCTTGCCGGGTATGACGCTGTTTTATCACCGGTGCTCGCACATGCAGTGGCCGAACTCGGATACCTGCATCCCGATGTCGAATTCGACGAGCTGTTCAGACGTCTTATCGGCTATGTATCGTTCACACCGGTAAATAACGCATCAGGCTCGCCCGCCATCACTCTGCCAATGGGCGCGAGTGCCAATGGCGTACCCATTGGGGTACAGTTCATGGCCGCAAACGGGCAGGAACGCACCCTGCTTGAAATCGCATATGAAATCGAGGAGGCCCGTCCCTGGCGGAAAATTACAGGGTGA
- a CDS encoding glycoside hydrolase family 88 protein yields MIKTAPERYLMTFICPLCLIMVLTVSCIKSRPEIISPAKNALVYGDSVKVIVKNPGEPDFRIMLDDIEYSPSWLKEVWPGRWMTELEIERKGDHRIVIKKGSKELSEVTFCNSLSIQEITDKVINSYVSGNAPETLKWDWAPAVLLYALMKYAPYSADEKGCIDYVRAYHKNWLEKGLPEINWADECPPALSALMLDQFYGDDFAMPAVLDVAAYIRETPRNALGSLDHLGSSAFSIIYPDSIWVDSLMMWALFSVQYGLYSNDSGLENFGLEQPFIFSEKLKDPETGLFHHAWNIKTGSLIPKENAFWLRGNAWVMVSVLEMICEAGENHEKYSELCGMFKELAESARTYRQPSGYWDTVMADPGFAYEESSGSALIAYAYAKGHRLGLLDETYLYSAQDTFSSITARLKKSDEGYLVTDVSSGTIPSTKLGYKLVPVSDNIPYGVGAYLMLATEMILSGY; encoded by the coding sequence ATGATTAAAACGGCACCAGAAAGATACTTGATGACATTTATCTGCCCATTATGCCTCATTATGGTGTTAACGGTTTCATGTATTAAAAGCAGACCGGAAATCATTTCACCAGCAAAAAACGCCCTTGTTTACGGAGACTCGGTAAAAGTAATCGTAAAAAACCCGGGTGAGCCCGATTTCAGAATCATGCTTGATGATATTGAATACAGCCCATCCTGGCTGAAAGAAGTCTGGCCGGGCAGATGGATGACAGAACTTGAAATTGAGAGGAAAGGCGATCACAGGATTGTCATAAAAAAAGGCTCAAAAGAGCTCTCTGAGGTAACGTTTTGCAATTCCCTTTCAATTCAGGAAATAACAGATAAGGTGATCAACTCGTATGTTTCAGGCAACGCGCCTGAAACCCTCAAATGGGACTGGGCGCCTGCGGTTCTTTTATATGCGCTCATGAAATACGCGCCATATTCAGCGGATGAGAAAGGATGCATTGATTATGTAAGGGCATATCATAAAAACTGGCTTGAAAAGGGACTTCCGGAAATAAACTGGGCGGATGAATGCCCGCCGGCCCTTTCAGCCCTTATGCTCGATCAATTTTACGGCGATGATTTCGCCATGCCCGCTGTACTCGATGTTGCTGCCTATATTAGAGAGACGCCCAGGAATGCGCTCGGCAGCCTTGATCATCTCGGCTCAAGCGCATTTTCCATAATTTATCCCGATTCAATCTGGGTGGATTCGCTTATGATGTGGGCTCTCTTTTCTGTTCAATATGGTCTTTATTCTAACGACAGCGGGCTCGAAAATTTCGGTCTTGAGCAGCCTTTTATTTTTTCAGAAAAGCTTAAGGATCCTGAAACCGGATTGTTCCATCATGCCTGGAATATAAAAACAGGTTCGCTTATCCCGAAAGAGAACGCATTCTGGCTCAGGGGAAACGCCTGGGTAATGGTTTCCGTTCTGGAGATGATTTGCGAGGCAGGTGAAAACCATGAAAAGTACTCTGAGCTGTGCGGCATGTTTAAAGAACTTGCAGAGAGCGCGCGGACTTACAGGCAGCCTTCCGGCTACTGGGACACCGTAATGGCAGATCCCGGATTCGCCTATGAAGAAAGCTCAGGCTCGGCGCTCATTGCATACGCTTATGCCAAAGGCCACAGACTGGGTCTTCTTGACGAAACTTATCTGTACTCAGCTCAAGATACATTCTCATCGATCACGGCCAGGCTGAAAAAAAGCGATGAGGGTTATCTGGTTACAGATGTGTCTTCAGGAACCATCCCGTCAACAAAACTTGGATATAAACTCGTCCCGGTATCGGACAATATTCCTTATGGTGTCGGAGCATATCTGATGCTTGCAACCGAAATGATACTTTCAGGATATTAG
- a CDS encoding SDR family NAD(P)-dependent oxidoreductase: protein MTVEEKNVMLNKKVVWITGASSGIGEALAREYNARGAYVVLSARREAVLNKVKSELKYPENAMVLPLDITQFDTVDEKVAKVMARCGGIDVLINNAGIDYKDWVRNTPLSIYQKVMEVNFFGNIAITLKVLPLMEKKGTGHIVCVSSVNGVLSDKCSSAYSAAKHGLHGFYDALRAESPKGITVSMITPGFIRTNITVNSLNGKGHIFGEHSEACLKGMPPDKMAKHVVKRLEKKSPLIYVGGFPERLAILIHRWCPACFYKLARRLEPEYCNTN, encoded by the coding sequence ATGACTGTAGAGGAGAAAAACGTCATGCTGAATAAAAAAGTCGTCTGGATAACGGGTGCATCTTCGGGCATCGGTGAGGCCTTGGCCAGAGAATACAATGCCAGGGGCGCTTATGTCGTCTTGTCTGCAAGAAGAGAAGCTGTCTTGAATAAAGTCAAAAGTGAATTAAAGTACCCGGAGAACGCCATGGTGCTCCCTCTTGATATTACCCAGTTCGATACCGTTGATGAAAAGGTCGCCAAGGTCATGGCCCGATGCGGCGGGATAGATGTTCTGATCAATAATGCAGGCATCGATTACAAGGATTGGGTGAGAAACACGCCATTATCGATTTACCAAAAAGTTATGGAAGTTAATTTCTTCGGAAATATCGCCATAACCCTTAAGGTGTTGCCTTTGATGGAAAAGAAGGGAACGGGGCATATCGTTTGCGTAAGCAGCGTAAACGGGGTCTTGAGCGACAAATGCAGTTCGGCCTATTCCGCGGCAAAACATGGACTGCATGGATTCTATGATGCCCTGCGCGCGGAAAGCCCGAAAGGCATCACCGTATCAATGATCACCCCGGGGTTTATCCGCACCAATATTACGGTGAACAGTTTGAATGGCAAAGGGCACATTTTCGGAGAGCATTCCGAAGCATGCCTTAAAGGCATGCCGCCGGATAAAATGGCAAAACATGTAGTCAAACGCCTTGAGAAAAAATCACCCCTGATTTATGTGGGTGGATTTCCGGAGCGGCTTGCCATCTTAATCCATAGATGGTGTCCAGCATGCTTTTATAAGCTGGCGCGCAGACTGGAGCCGGAGTACTGCAACACCAACTGA
- a CDS encoding ATP-binding protein, producing the protein MSRKPSIISGVALKIALSYVAAFVVVSAAAFGVLYIGLASNLQARLDELLRKQASDLGLLYESGNRPLFNEEINRQTKYEGVDRMFVMLLDNKADPVLKTDMNPWKGAAEALSKKAKGMKNEENFTTLKVEERKHKVRVIIRHLKDGSFIAAGRTVRDNDEVMEDFREIFSTAFSLILMIGALAAWFVAKKAMRGVERVTKTAGIIGTEGLSRRVPVGNEGREIAELATAFNDMLERIEALINDMRAVTDNIAHDLKSPLTRIRGIAETTLTGSQNLTEYRDMAGNVIEECDRMVSMINTMLDIARTDAGLTGLDTEEVDINEILGDIVDIYGALAQDRGIILVLLNPDTLPCISADKAMIQRAVANLIDNAVKYTPSGGEICVSARSADGRMAISVTDTGPGISEKDMSHIFERFYRGDLSRSTPGSGLGLSLVMAIAKAHGGDVSVKTSSDGSTFCLSLPI; encoded by the coding sequence TTGAGTAGAAAGCCTTCCATAATATCGGGCGTTGCCCTGAAAATCGCCCTTTCCTATGTCGCAGCCTTCGTCGTTGTCTCAGCCGCGGCATTCGGCGTTCTTTACATAGGGCTCGCATCCAACCTTCAGGCAAGGCTTGACGAGCTTTTAAGAAAACAGGCGTCCGACCTGGGGCTCCTTTACGAATCGGGGAACAGACCTCTGTTTAACGAGGAAATCAACAGGCAGACAAAATACGAGGGCGTTGACAGGATGTTCGTTATGCTTCTGGATAATAAGGCCGATCCCGTTCTGAAAACTGACATGAATCCATGGAAAGGGGCTGCAGAGGCCTTGTCAAAAAAAGCAAAAGGCATGAAGAACGAAGAAAATTTTACCACACTCAAGGTTGAAGAACGAAAACACAAGGTCAGGGTAATCATCAGGCATTTGAAGGACGGCTCATTCATCGCAGCAGGAAGAACGGTGAGAGACAATGACGAGGTCATGGAAGATTTCAGGGAGATATTCTCAACCGCTTTCTCGCTGATTCTCATGATAGGAGCCCTAGCTGCATGGTTCGTTGCAAAAAAGGCGATGCGCGGGGTCGAACGAGTAACAAAGACGGCAGGGATCATCGGGACAGAAGGGCTTTCAAGAAGGGTTCCCGTGGGGAATGAAGGCCGTGAGATAGCTGAACTTGCAACGGCCTTCAATGATATGCTCGAGCGCATTGAGGCCCTTATAAACGATATGAGGGCCGTAACGGACAACATAGCTCATGACCTTAAAAGCCCTCTTACAAGAATCAGGGGAATTGCAGAAACGACCCTTACAGGCTCGCAGAATCTTACCGAATACAGGGATATGGCAGGCAACGTGATCGAGGAATGCGACAGGATGGTCTCGATGATAAACACCATGCTCGATATAGCACGGACAGATGCCGGGTTGACGGGGCTTGACACCGAAGAGGTGGATATCAATGAGATTCTCGGCGATATTGTTGATATTTACGGTGCGCTTGCCCAGGACAGGGGGATCATTCTTGTCCTGCTTAATCCTGACACACTCCCCTGCATTTCAGCTGACAAGGCCATGATCCAGAGGGCTGTCGCCAACCTGATCGATAATGCGGTCAAATATACGCCTTCTGGCGGTGAGATATGCGTAAGCGCACGATCTGCAGATGGCAGGATGGCAATTTCAGTAACCGATACCGGACCTGGAATATCCGAAAAGGATATGTCTCATATATTCGAACGCTTCTACCGTGGCGACCTCAGCCGGTCCACACCGGGAAGCGGCCTCGGCCTGAGCCTGGTCATGGCGATCGCCAAGGCCCACGGCGGGGATGTGAGCGTCAAGACCTCATCAGACGGAAGCACCTTCTGTCTGAGCCTCCCGATATAG
- a CDS encoding response regulator transcription factor gives MKVLVIEDDVKTASFIIKGLTQAGYLADHAPDGETGLFMAQTASYDAAVVDIMLPLLDGISVVKRLRADRNTTPVIFLSAKGSTEDRIKGLQAGGDDYIPKPFAFSELLARLQAVLRRASTSAEPTTLSISDLTLDLIKRKVFRAGVEIELQTKEFALLEYLVRNKGRVISKTMIIENVWNYNFDPQTNVVEARICHLRDKIDRDHEHKLIQTIRGAGYMIE, from the coding sequence ATGAAAGTCCTTGTAATTGAAGATGATGTGAAAACAGCATCATTCATAATCAAAGGCCTCACGCAGGCCGGATATCTGGCGGACCATGCGCCTGACGGAGAAACCGGCCTTTTCATGGCGCAGACGGCATCTTATGATGCGGCGGTAGTTGATATAATGCTGCCGCTGCTCGACGGAATATCCGTGGTGAAACGTCTGCGGGCTGACAGAAACACGACCCCGGTCATTTTTTTAAGCGCAAAGGGTTCGACCGAGGACCGCATAAAAGGACTTCAGGCGGGTGGTGATGACTATATTCCAAAACCTTTCGCATTTTCCGAACTTCTTGCAAGACTTCAGGCTGTTCTCAGGCGTGCTTCGACATCCGCGGAACCTACAACGCTCAGCATATCAGACCTGACTCTTGACCTTATAAAAAGAAAGGTCTTCAGGGCGGGGGTTGAGATAGAACTTCAGACAAAAGAATTCGCACTGCTTGAATACCTTGTCAGAAACAAGGGCAGGGTCATTTCAAAGACAATGATCATTGAAAATGTCTGGAATTATAATTTTGACCCCCAGACAAACGTTGTCGAGGCAAGGATATGCCACTTGAGGGACAAGATCGACCGAGACCACGAACACAAGCTTATCCAGACAATCCGCGGCGCGGGGTACATGATTGAGTAG
- a CDS encoding glycosyltransferase family 39 protein — MEKIDKKTWYFILGALVFILLPGINHGIWRPDEPYMAGICSEMARTGDFVVPRLNGVPFLEKPPLYYWVAASFGKIFGTTDDLPFRLASTFFSILTLVTIFFGIRKRTSDITAAMACLVLSTLWQFFDQSRWIIVDIALVFGVALSMIAWFRITREGKWTDSMLLGTGAAAAFMAKGFVGPAMIASAILVDIIIKRDFKLIIRSKPHIALIFFLLPIGAWTALLYNSGGWSFVREVIVVNNIMRFTGAPEGAALGHMHGTFYYLPKIPSEMIPWTLVGIPAFIASFKNFRNDSYLPWFIGPLLLLSASSAKRGLYLAPLGPAIACMIASWLSSPPQKKWEELMIKITWALTAAAALVPLAGLFMGVPFWGIIMGIISIGSLVYIYRFSGLKMSNLALCISVCMVMASAMFVFYIYRQPGEDFLPFAEKALSVSHGNEIILLADDEVFEGVMPMITGRHFRNVPKPDHITEEGYYIWADSRKEDITRKIRKLYKVDVVLDKRIGRKNARLAYIIPESPVKTVK; from the coding sequence ATGGAAAAGATCGACAAAAAAACCTGGTATTTCATCCTCGGGGCACTGGTGTTTATACTTCTGCCCGGAATAAATCACGGCATATGGCGTCCCGACGAGCCTTATATGGCAGGCATATGTTCAGAGATGGCCAGAACCGGTGATTTTGTCGTCCCCAGGCTCAACGGTGTCCCATTCCTCGAAAAACCCCCGCTTTATTACTGGGTCGCGGCTTCATTCGGGAAAATTTTCGGCACCACCGACGATTTGCCTTTCAGACTTGCTTCAACATTCTTTTCAATCCTTACCCTGGTTACAATCTTCTTCGGCATAAGGAAAAGGACATCGGATATTACCGCAGCTATGGCCTGCCTCGTGCTTTCCACCCTCTGGCAGTTTTTCGATCAATCGCGCTGGATAATCGTCGACATTGCCCTCGTGTTCGGTGTGGCGCTTTCCATGATAGCGTGGTTCAGAATAACCCGCGAGGGGAAATGGACTGATTCCATGCTTCTGGGCACCGGTGCGGCAGCGGCATTCATGGCAAAGGGCTTTGTTGGGCCGGCAATGATAGCATCCGCCATCCTTGTGGATATCATCATAAAACGTGATTTCAAGCTTATCATCAGATCGAAACCCCATATCGCGCTCATATTCTTCCTTCTGCCCATCGGTGCATGGACCGCCCTTCTCTATAACAGCGGAGGGTGGTCATTCGTAAGGGAAGTGATAGTCGTAAACAACATCATGCGTTTTACAGGCGCGCCTGAAGGTGCTGCTCTCGGACATATGCACGGAACTTTCTATTATCTGCCCAAAATACCCTCCGAGATGATCCCATGGACGCTTGTTGGAATACCCGCTTTCATTGCATCATTTAAGAATTTCAGAAACGACAGCTATCTCCCCTGGTTTATAGGACCGCTGCTGCTGCTTTCGGCTTCATCGGCAAAAAGAGGGCTTTATCTGGCGCCACTCGGTCCTGCAATAGCCTGTATGATCGCTTCATGGCTGTCGTCTCCGCCACAGAAAAAATGGGAGGAACTCATGATAAAGATCACATGGGCCCTTACTGCAGCCGCAGCACTGGTTCCGCTTGCAGGATTATTCATGGGTGTGCCTTTCTGGGGAATAATCATGGGTATAATATCCATCGGCAGCCTTGTATACATATACAGGTTCAGCGGACTGAAGATGTCCAACCTCGCTCTGTGCATTTCGGTCTGCATGGTGATGGCCTCGGCCATGTTTGTTTTCTACATATACAGACAGCCCGGGGAGGATTTTCTGCCGTTTGCTGAAAAAGCCCTCAGCGTTTCTCATGGCAACGAAATAATCCTGCTTGCTGATGACGAGGTGTTTGAAGGCGTGATGCCAATGATAACCGGCAGGCATTTCAGGAACGTTCCGAAACCCGATCATATTACCGAAGAAGGATATTATATCTGGGCCGACAGCCGCAAAGAAGACATAACGCGGAAAATCAGGAAGCTGTATAAGGTCGATGTGGTGCTGGACAAGCGAATAGGTAGAAAAAACGCAAGACTTGCTTATATCATTCCCGAATCCCCTGTAAAAACGGTGAAATAA